The sequence aatatttaagaaataatctgaacatttaaaaacaatggAATCACACTTTTAATGACAATTGTTGCCTTCAACAAAAGAATCAATTCACTGCGACTATGTATATGTACGCTTTGACTAGATTTCAGAAAGATTCTCAGATTAcacacaaatattttattacaggTCACACAcaaaatgaagcggacggaatcCACTCAACAATTGAAAAGGAAATATCGAGAGCTAGAAAATCTGGACCGATTTTCGTACCTCAACAATACATATAGCTAATtagaacttaaaaaaaaatccacCTCTGTACGTAGTCAATGGACTAtctttcaatgatttttttgatttaaagttTTGAATTGTAAGCTTGAACTTAACTTCATCAAAGACACCGAAGGACAACGATTTAGTATTGGAGATGTATCGATTATTGGAATGGAaagaaataatctttttttggtgcattttaaaacttcttttGACAAAAACTTCAAAACTACTGACgattctacaaaattttttgaagaatagaaaattaaaaaacggAGGAGACCATCGGCTTTGTCCTCGACCAAACAGGGCCGACTAGATAAATCAATATACTTGAAAGAATGGACAGTGCCAGCATACAAGTCACCACCGGGAATCCCTTTCAACCAAAAAAAGATTTCATATCCTTATTTGAGAAGAATTACATTCCGCACACGTATTTTGACTTTTATGAAAAGTTACCAATAAAAGAGGAAATTAAgactaaaaaaatgattttgttaattttttataaaactattattttatttatttgtattacattgtatgtatatttttataaaatagtttgaGTATTCGTTTGATCAATCAGACGTTCCTAAAACGTTTTTACTTAACTACATCTAGCTTTTACATTCAACTATATTTAAGAAGTACAAAATTTGGAGAATCAACACtgatttgaagaaatttttcaatgaatttgtattTATGGAATGGTAATaactcaaacaaaaaatgaagttgTATCGTCAcaagtcgaaatattttttatacaaatatcttaaataatattctaatttcaaataaacgGCAAAATGTAATGAATTAATGAAAGGAAGGATTATTGTTgcacacaaaaaaatttcaatctttCAACCTTAATTTTCCGCAAATTCTCTCGTTCTCAGTGTGcgaaatatttgataaacacACTTTGTTGAGCAAGAAACAAATATGTCACTTTGACATCACCATTAACTATGAACATGAACGCTTTTCCTACGTTTCCATAGTTTGTACAGAGAGAATCAACAAGATTGGAGACGAGCATGGTTCCATAAGTACCGagcaaacaaaaaaagttttgaaaaaaatagtaatcTCATTCTAGCTCTACAcctacacttttcccagcgatgttcaataagttccaTACCCTTTTTATAGTAAGAATCGTTcctcaaaatattaattagccattaactgccgacatcacctcttcattgttggttAGGTGGGGGGGGGGGCTAATTCATTATTGTTGGCAATTGCAATAATGGATGTGTGGgctggtgtattgtcttgacgaaacaacactttcttcttagccaagtGCGGCCATTTtcgcttgatttcttcgctcaaacgttttTCCTCTTTCAAGATAGCCAATGAAAATTAACCCACGCGCAGCCATGatcttgtctgcagatggaacggtctttaccttctttggagccaCTTAttccttttcagttcattgctggtcttcgcaggtcgtacggcctcatTGAAAATCTGCTACTCAAGTCTCATCTAGAGTAGAATCTAGGTTgtgctaatgcctttcaaataaaagtattgtatcacataacgatgaccaattttttccatgtttacaaatttactgaaaaatttcactattgatgacttccaaataaatactaaacaccTTGGTGTGTTCAAACTTGCTgtatatgctgtatagattgtatactttctaatacagtaatattttttaagcaactaccGTTATCTTTAGGACAGGCCAAGTAGTTCTGGTACAATCGTCGTACATATAACTACAGTGCACTAAAACAGCTTTTAAATTCGTTGTGGATTAGCTAACATCGCCTCCAGTTTTTCTCATTCATAAGACCGAAAATGTCTGATCAGTACAATAAATTCTTGTTCAAATAGATTGGATAATTGCCTTTccttttttatacatataaatgCGAATTCCAAGAGCCAACAAGCTCTTTTCTTCGCTAATCCCAATCTATTCACCTTCTGTATATTTAAAGCATGGTCTAAGAACTAGTAAATGTACTGCACACTTTACCGCTTGGAGTAGCAATCAATAAAATTGCTTCTTCCATACTACAAAGAGAGtttgtttttaacaattttatcagATCTTCAATACATACATACTATAACTTATGCGACACAAAAGATTTATCCTGATCCCAAATTTAAAGTATAATAGAtgtttttttactaaatcagtATTCTTTCTTTGGTATTTATAGATAAAAGATTTAAATATGTAGATACattatatatagtttttcattaatttaaacTATCTAGCATCTGTTCTTGCTTTAAAAATAACTGACAATAAAATGGTAGGTGATACAGCTTCAAGTATCATATCAGATTTAGCACACTAAAAACATAAGAATaacgtgcaagggtagaagcatcgcgttagatctgtgctcgatttgagtacatttctacgatccagaaacaaagcaacaatcgatggaatggcgacactctggttctccaagacctaagaagtttcgtttgcaaaaatctgttggaaaagttcttgcttcagtttttttgggattgccatggagtaatcatgaatgaatttttggataaaggtagaataataactgcagattactattcgacatcgctgaccactctacgggaaaaaattaaagaaaaaagacgcggaaagctgcacacaaatcttatgttcccatgcaaaaaattcgtgatttagggtttgaattactagaacaccccccttattcaccagatttggctccgtccgactatcatctctttgcagattcgctgtaataaatgtatccaattaagagaagaatatgttgagtaataaaatatttagatattgaaattttgtttggttctatagtaggctaagaatttttcaatatatcctcgtactttaagtaaaaaagtgtttttatcGTTGTACTGTGTTATTAAAGGCAAACCCAACGAATAATTTGCAGAAAGGAAATTTGCGGAAAGCAAATGGAGAAATAACTAAAGAAGACATATCTGTAAATGTAGCGTTTCATATAGATTACGATTACGAATAAAATGTCAGGGTCATAAATAATAGAACTCACGACGAAGATGATCAGATTAGTGTGATGACAAGTGATGCCTCGATATAAATATTCGAACAATTCTAAGGAATGTAATCAGCAGCTACGTCAAACTAAGTAATAAGCCGTAAAGCTGGAGACTGTCAAACTGAAAAGAATGAAATTGATATACGAATGTTCGAAAAAAATACGATCATTAATTTATTGGAAACAAAGTAGAACATTTAATTAATATTCTTCTAATTATTGCTCTTAACGAGCATTGAAGCAtgatattaaaatgttttatgtttaacaaattcataaattttgggACAAACCAGCCGGTGCTGCACCTCTTAAGTAGCTTGGTCACAATGCAAAATGCAATTGCCACAAATTACATAAAAGCTAACACAGACGTGAAATGCAGACTGTGCTGGATATTTAATGAAACAATCTATCACATTGTAGATGGTTTCGGTTTCCTTTTAAATGTTATAAGCAGACGTTCCGATCGACGTCTGAACGCCAGGCATAGCGTCAGCGGTCAATACATCTCATAAACGAACGACGACGTCTCGTTCACAGCAGTAGGCGACATAAAGTGCTAGAGTGTCATATAAAAAAGGaattaaatttgatactttTTGCGGCGCTTATGTTACTCGAAGAGGAAGAAAGAAGGATGTTTCCAgatttacataataaaatacTTAAGAGACAACAATActgaatttattgaatattgtcGTGTCAATCAAGAACAATTCAAACATACCGTAGAACTTGTGCGGGAATATATAATACAACTGTTATCAAAAAGGCATATCACCAGAAAAGCTTCGAAATTAACATACTAAGCATAACACCGTTGTAAAACAGCTACACTGGAATATATGTAAAGACTAAAACACTGAATTAGATGCAAAGTAGTGCAAACGTCACTGTGACCCAGTTGTTAAAGCAGAAGGAAGTTACAATAGTATGGGAAAGGTACTAGCAAAAAACGAGacctcataataaaatattaggaTAGAAAACATTGTATATTGATAGATGAAGCGATTCCATCGGACCACAACATACCACAAAAAGTAACAGAATAGTTACTTAAATACGAAAACCTGCAGATCGAAATACAGAGGATGTGAAATCGCAGGTGGTGGTGCTTTTTATAACCTGTTTGTGATGTTTATTTGTTATGACGTTGTCCACAGTTTGCCAAGTGGTACACCGTCATATGCCGATCTACCGATCCACATATAATGAATGGATTTCTTGTACTATCgaagttttttttctatcatatGTGTAACGCAGTATAGGTGATCAACTGTGGATCTGCTTGCCCTGGAACCGGCCTGCTGTCTCCCCTCGAGGTCCTCATATTTTCTTTCGATTTTGGTTTGCAGTATTTTCCCATACATTTTGCTAATTTTAATAGTCACTGCActctataatttttgtattggtGTCTGCTGCCTTTCTTGTGGATTATCGACATTAAGGAGATGTTCCATTCCCTTGGTACTTCCGCGTCGTTCTTACAATTCTGGAACAGTATGTTTAATCAATTTGGCAGTAATTTCGCCTGGTTGAGGGGGTTTTTCAGAGACTTACATACTTGctagatttctttttattactcatgtcgtttgttttgtttgaccttcttctttttaaaaatttccagCTTTCTGAGATTTTTCACCTTCCAATTAGGTATTCAGTATCTGATAATTTTCCTTCCATAGCTCCATAGCCATTTTCTtctggattattttttttactattgcTTGTACTTCTTTGTACTTTGTTGTATCGCTCTCcctatttattattaaatatttatgtttgttattTTGCTATTTCATGATTTCCTCTTCTATATCCTTATCCCACCAGTATAGTTTTGATTTTCATTGTATCTTTCCAGTGCTTCTTCTGCAGCTCCatgtatacattttttgaatattcctaATGATTTTCTGTGTTGCTTAAGCTTTAATCATTATTTCTCAGTCGTTATTTTAGTCACCTTGTTTCATGTTTCAAAGTGTTTAAATTGTAGCGTATTTGTTTTATGTTGACATTTGTTTCtgtgttttcaatttatttttgttgtttgtaaGAAAATCCGACTTTTGACTgcagatttttttcaattctgaaAAAATGTCATTGAGCTCAGTGGTATGAACGATTTAGCACAAAAAGGGCACAAAGCGGATTGTAATAACTCTTGAGGAATGAATTTGATCATTATAGTGATGAAAGTATATGAAAAGATAATAGAAAAGACGTTAAGATGAATCGTAGAACCAATACTAGCAGATTAATAAAATTGGTTTAGAAAAGGCCAAAGTATACAAGTCCACATTTTTACACTGaagtaaattataaacaaaGCATTGATAGCGAAACGAAGggagtatttttcatttatcgatatGGAGAAGGTCTTCGATAGGGTTCGAAGAGCAAAAGTATGGAAAAGTTCACGGTAGAGAAATGAAAAACTGTTGATAGGAGTAGTAGAAAAGATGATGTATGGAAGCAATCTTAATGGTGTTATAAGCAAAAACAGAAGGTTAGGCACATCAAAGGAAGGATTAAGAATAGGAGGAGGATTAGGCCTAATGCTGTTTGTCGTATGTATGGAGGATATAATTGAAAGGTGCAAAAAAACATGTATATTGGACATAGATATTTAGTAAGAGTAGAAATTTCAGATTGCAAATTTATCGATGATCTAGCATTAATAACAGGGACTGAAAATACATTACGACAAAGCTTAATTATATGAAACGAAGTACTAGAAGGGTAACGACAATAAACAACGGAGAGAATAATGCACATACATATAGAAGGATGCTAATTAGCAACAGAAAGTGAATTACCAGCTACagagatgaaatatttgaaaagagtGAAAGGAAAGATAAGAagatatagaaatagaaatgaaaTCAGAAGAAACATGGAACGACgtgataagaaatattttgaagaagaatgaataagaagaaatagaTGGAAGTTGTATACAATTGAGTTATTAAGTATTATAAATGTGAAGTTTTGTAGCTCTACTGGATTATTAATGAATCATATGAATCATTTAAGGATGAGGAACGTCCTTCGACCTGAAAAATATATAACCACATGAAAATATGCGCAAAATTGGACAACCTTTTCCGTTCAATAGGCGATTGACTATTCGAGAGCTTAGTGAGAAGCTTGTATGGTCTCGTTCAATGCAACACATTATTTGCGATAGAGACAATTGAGTATCAAATTTGTTCCAAGACTGAAGAATGAAAGAAAATCATGTTTTCTATTCATGGAAACGTAGAATTGAAATATCATCTTCGTACAGATTGCCAATCATTGTTATTGTAGATGcaagacaaaaattttgagattttaattgaaaactaGAGACTCACATCTCGTAAAAAGACGTTAACTCTCGAATGACCAAGCTATTTTTGGTTTAATGTTGTACCAGGGTAGGATAAAAAGTGCCACCAACTATTTAGTGTGTActatcattttttatagattGTATGAAGTAGTaaattattatgtataaataacaaaaacgtcaaatgaaaagtatttatcGGAAGagaaatacaattaaataaaaataattttcatttcaatgagAAATACATACTTCCaaacaaagtgaagaaaattttaattacaattttttatgaattactGTAGCAAGCCTCACACACGTAGGAACTCATTCCCAAAAGAAAAACATCTACATTTGCTACAAATTATTGtagttttggaaatttttctggGGCGATTTCTCCAACAGCAAATATGACATCGACCTGTTGTTCCTGCCTCTGGAGCTGCATTCGCAACTTTTTACCAAGTATTGACCCCATTCCCAGTATTATTCACATAAGAATAccatttatattttctgttcTTGTTAGTAGATTAGCCTCTGATTTGTTTTGTTGCTATTCCAAGTTGGTATGCTTCCAAAAGCAATGTGTAATACAGACATGGGCTATCTTCTTGTTGGTCTTTTTGTAGAGTGCTTCCTGGTCCACCGTATTTTTCAACTCAGCATTGATTTTTGCATCGGAATGTTGAGTAGATAAAATAATAAGCaccttttttggtttttcacgAGGGATGTATGATACTAATGTAACGGGTGGTTGCCTTGATGCAGGATCAGTAAACGCAAGAACATTTGAATGTAGttctctttttttgttaattttaactCCTCTGGGATTCGTTTTGGGTTTGTCTGCATGGTGACTACAAGCATACCAAAATTTTGGTACAAGTCTTTTGGTTATTCGACAgatgtataaaaattgttagtGGTCAAGTTGCGTCCTGTATTTTCTGGTGTTTCTACTAATATCTTCACAATTGCTGTTGGACCTCTTGATGCGGGTGTAGTGTCTTGAGATTTTCCAGCATATACTTCCATtcgtaaaacatattttttttcacaatctgCCAACACTCTAATGAGAATTCCGTATTTGCCTGGCTTCCCTTTCATGAAGACTTTGAACGGGCATCGACCTCGAAAAGTGACAGCATCTCGTCTATAACAACAATTACTCTCGGAATAGTACAATCGAAAAGAAATGcgtttaatttttcgaaaaaatcacgAATTGGGGCAAATTTGTCGGTTTTTCTGCGCTCTTCGCGTGTGTCATCAAATCCAGCTTTTTTTATAAGTTGAACAAATTGTTTACGGTCCATTGTACTAAAATAGACGGATCTTTCAAATTTACTCGACTAAAGATCGTGATAGTCCATTTTGGTATCATCATTAGCTCCCATCAGAatcaaaattccaataaaaacgTACATCTGGGTAGTAATCGTAAGAAGAATGTTTTGTCGAGTTAACACCTCTTCGTTAACATTCATAATTTCGTTcgtaaaaaacttttgaaatgatTCTAATATAGTTCGCAGCAAACTTAGTTTTACACGCAATATATTCTGTAGAGAACGACGTGAAATTCGAGGTATATCTTTTATATATACCTTATCATTTTTCGCAACAAATCGTGTCTTGTTAGAGTTCTCTGACGATAAATCTGGAGCCACTTCTTTTTCACTAGACGTAGCTCCACCTACTTCACTAACATGATCTTCCTCATCACTATCACTTGAGGATTCGTCGCACTCCATAACCTCAAAGTCCGAAATATTTTCCACTTCTTCTTCAAGTTCGCTCTGAGAGATATATCGACTCAAAATTGCACTTGTTTGAagtattgtttaaaaaataaactattattacttttatttgcAAATTTGCTACCCAAAAATGAGTCAGCAATGCGCAAAGGCGGATTTCAAGTTGAAAACTGAACAAAACTTACGAAAAAATCAGCTGGCAACTTTGCGAGTGAGCGTGTTGGACCAAGGCATGGTACTTTTTAGCCAACCGATTTTgagtttaattgaaaaagtacGACGTTGTACTACGCAGTTTATGTTCACCTGGTAGAAACAGTAAGAACCTAAAAACAATGTAAGTATagaattttttcttgataatttaaagaagatacaaaaaaatgtgtcaaGGTGGCATAAAGGGCCAAGCCTTGGTCGTTCTACGGTTAATCGAAATCTAACATAGAGGtcattgttttttctttcgatTGTGAAGTTCATTTTCATGAAACATTCGTAAATTTTACAAGATTTTTGTGAACATATACAGGTTTTGTCCGGAAAGTAATAGGACTGagtcgatttaaaaaaatttattgatccAATCGttacaattctttaaaaactttcaaaataggcTCCTTCTGCGTCGATGCAGCGCTGCCAGCGCGATTTCCAAGCATTGAACGCGTCACGGAAGGCATTCTCCGGAATAGCCTTGAGAGCCGCGGTGCATGCTGCTTGGATTCCCTCTGTCGTCTCGAAATGCTTGCCTTTCATCGGCCTTTTCAGgcgaggaaacaaaaaaaagtccgGGGGGCCACATCTGGGCTGTAGGGCGGCTGCGGAAGTGTTGGAATGCCGGCCTTAGTCAGGTAGCTGTTCACAAGAAAGGCGGTGTGAGCCGGGGCGTTGTCGTGGTGCTCCGTCACAATGTCATGAACCACAGATTTTGGTAAATTTAACATCTGGGCAATCAAACGAATACTTAGTCGACGGTCTGTGTTCAAAACTTTGCGCACACGAGTCACATTGTCGGTGTTTGTCGAAGTCGAAGGTCTTCCAGCACGGTCTTCATCGGCGACCTCTTCCCGGCCCTCCAAAAAGGCCTGGTGCCACCGAAACACACCACTTCTTGCTAAAGCAACATCTGGGTAAGCCTGCTTGATCATATCAAACGTCTCTGTCGCAGATTTACCGAGTTTCACACAGAATTTAATCGCGTACCTCTGCTCTAACGAACGCTGCATTTTCGGCTTGCACAACTCACAGAAACACGTCGCGCGAAAATGCCTGTCCTGACTCTCCAGGTGCTCGGAGACAACTGACCAGCCGCTCGTTTGTTGGCTAGGAACGCCCTCTACCGCATCCAGTCGGTGCGCGCACGCTCTGAAGTACAATCGCGGCGGAAGAAAATCAGTCCTATTACTTTCCGGACAAACCCTGTATGTCCATATACCATTTAGCACTATACGACTTCTGGTTCTGGTTCTGAAAACGTAACGTTTTAACACAATTCCTTATATTGAAAAGGCTACGGCAGGGTATCGCTAACGAATCTCAGTACTCTAAAGGATATAATTCATTTTTGGACTACCTTTTTgttagtaataaaataattaaccgTATTTAGGAAGCACGCCCTTTTAGAACAGTTTTCTGAGGATCGTATTAAACATAATATATgactatttctattttatagtaaaatttatGGTATTTGATACTGAGCTTATATgtttaacaaaagaaaatacCCGTGTACGTAGCCGTTACAAAAATAACTATCCACTCCCTTCTTCATCactattcatttttaaaattagactTACGCAAGATTGTTGCACATCCAGATTACTAGTCAGTCTTCTTAATCGGCAATATTCACGGCCGTATCTTTCGGCTTCCgtcattttttaaagtttttcaaGGAAAATCATGTAGATCACTAATTAATTATATCCGTTTCAAAATTACCGATGTTTATGGGAAACAACTCCAACCTTcactatttttatcaatttgacaaaaatattttgatggttATCGTCTGTTTTGTGCGAAATTACTGGGCCAACTGAGACTTTCATAAAATGTTTGACTTGGCAAGAGACAAGTTAGCGAAATTAGACTATTATTTTGATACTTGAATAATATATCAaggcaaattaaaaaaaaatcgaatatatttATCTAGGAAACATTGGCAATACAACAATTCGTTCGAAGAATATaactaaatgatattttttttatacagaacTGTACCTATCACAAGGTTACAATACTGCGGTTCAGTTCACCACCACCAGATTGTAGTCTCGTTCAAATAAGCGAATACGATAGAGGATTTGATCTACacagtttttttatcaagtCATACGAGTCATCTCAAGCTTAATTAATTCCATTAAGTCTTTTCGTTAACGTAGACTCGACTTTATGAAGATccccacagaaaaaaataaGGGGAAAGATCAAAATATGGGTGGCCAGTCTTTCCACGTCTTTTAATCTACTTTCCTGTAAACTCCTGTAAAATCTCTATCATTTATTCTAGCTTTATAATCGTAACTTTCAATAGCTTCATCAGTTCGATGCTTCATTCATAAATAGtatcaactttttttgtattgaaaccCCACTTAATCTGTGACGATCGCAGTATCTGAAttctataatattatattttcactaagtggaaagatctgacaaaaaGGTGAATGCCACCATAATACTGGCCATTTTCAAGAGAACCaagagaaatttgagaaaaaagtgATACGTTTCATTCAGAGGGTGTAAAATGAGAATACTTACCAAATTAATAGTAACTATTAAATCGTGTTGGTGATGTTTcccttttttagttttctttgtAGTTTTTGTAACAGCAGCTGCTGCGACTTTAGCAGGTGCTTGTTTGATGGGTTGTCCTTTCTGTGCCACCACTGGTTTTTGACCAGGTTTGCAAGGTGTTTTAGGCCCGGTGTTTTTAGGTCCGTGCGTCGGGGTTCTTTGACCAGCTTGTTTTTGTGCAATATGACCACTACCGTCGGCGGGTTTATTTCGGGcctgaaataaaatgaaaactgtaAGTATACCCAATATTCCAACagtgaattgaaagaaaaatgctGAAATAAGTTGCTTCATTTCTCGTTGGACGTATTTATtgcaaatacaattttttttcttccactGAACTGATAAATAGATTTTCAAGCATTGAAGCGTGCTTACAGTAAAGCTCCAATAAAGAGACTCACAATTCAATATTGAAATCAATCGTATAGAGCCAAGCGTAGTGATTGAATACTTGCATTTAAAAGAGTTGAACTCAACGCAAATTCCTAAATATTTGGTGGATACGTTATAAGTGTTACATAATATACTTTACTGCCGAACTGAACATGAAGGAATTGTCGAATATTAACAAATGGAAACAAGCAAATATTTGTAGCAGTCGTTTTTGAATGCAGTATAGACAAGTcaagaaaattttcttacaaGTAACGTTGTGCCGCCAAAAAAATATACGTAGACTTCAACAGGGAATAACGTACTAACTGCATTTTGGAGTACATGAGAAGTAATTTCAGCAGATTATGAAAACTTTGCTCCTCTTGCATCAGGATAACTTGCAGGAAAGACGATTCAGATCGAggttgaacaatttttttttgtgagtCAATGTCAATGTGAAATGTCAAAAAACTTGTTAACCTCAATGCTAACtaatttggaaaacaaaaaatggtttctttaccaattttttattgtaagtcGAAAATACCTTTTTACGTACTGCGGTTCATGAAATCATAGTTTAATCTAAAAAGAAAAGTTCGTTTATTTCCACACAAGAACATCAATCTAAAGCTTGTATGCCATTATAAACATGTCAAAAtgttcaatttcattttaattaactTAACCTTCAGCTTTGCCATGTGGTGAGTGTTCGATCTCTGCAAGCACACAACTCGGCTGATTTTGCCGCGccttttcgataattttttgacgcaactgTCTTAGTTAGTAAGAGTAATGGGAAATGCAGGTCTGTGCTGCAATTTCTTCCACTGGTGACAAAAGTCACCACAAACAGCCTGAATTCTGCATTGGATTTGTCTTGATGTTGATCTTTCttcagtgaaaaattttattgcagcgcgaaactcaatttgaaacattttcctAAGCAACTCGACAGAGTGGTCCTTCGAGCACTACTGTAAAAAAAAggatcgaagcagcaagttgaaTCTTTGTGTGAAGCTTGTAGAGACTGGTTACTAACGcttgcataaatatttttaagaccTTTCAACCTGTGAATTAACGTGGTAGATGTTAAAAATGTCTTCCATCTTTACTTGGCAGGTTCGGATGCGGAGGCAGGTAAAGCACGTCTATGGAGTTATAAATAACCTCTTTATAGGTTTCCAAACtaaatctatattttcaatattcaatatatttcgataCACCTTCTCTTTTAGATATCTCCGAAGTATGTAATTTAATAGCGTCAAGTCGTGTGA comes from Diorhabda carinulata isolate Delta chromosome 8, icDioCari1.1, whole genome shotgun sequence and encodes:
- the LOC130897628 gene encoding uncharacterized protein LOC130897628 isoform X5; translation: MCNNLATRTRSRIVLNGIWTYRVCPESNRTDFLPPRLYFRACAHRLDAVEGVPSQQTSGWSVVSEHLESQDRHFRATCFCELCKPKMQRSLEQRYAIKFCVKLGKSATETFDMIKQAYPDVALARSGVFRWHQAFLEGREEVADEDRAGRPSTSTNTDNVTRVRKVLNTDRRLSIRLIAQMLNLPKSVVHDIVTEHHDNAPAHTAFLVNSYLTKAGIPTLPQPPYSPDVAPRTFFCFLA